One Plasmodium brasilianum strain Bolivian I chromosome Unknown PB_00_18, whole genome shotgun sequence genomic region harbors:
- a CDS encoding PIR protein translates to MFYGSTEEKSDNDRNNIENPGKKCTKIGDNCTSKYQVIDEKYNKNPNCFQEYKIFSSETENICIQELKIIPKEVLDKIKELYTYYRDFLKYNGTSSVYNTSYCDNIRKCYKLYKENYEIYQKKYMKTLFVKS, encoded by the exons ATGTTCTATGGAAGTACAGAAGAAAag AGTGATAATGACAGGAACAATATTGAAAATCCTGGAAAGAAATGTACGAAAATTGGAGATAATTGTACCTCTAAATATCAAGTGatag atgaaaaatataataagaatCCTAATTGTTTtcaagaatataaaatattttcgtccgaaacagaaaatatatgcattcaagaattaaaaattatacctAAGGAAGTTTTAGATAAGATTAAAGAACTATATACGTATTATAGAGATTTTCTCAAATATAATGGCACAAGCAGTGTATATAATACAAGTTATTGTGATAATATCAGAAAATGTTATAAACTTTATAAGGAAAATTAcgaaatatatcaaaaaaaatatatgaaaacgCTTTTTGTGAAGAGCTAA